Proteins encoded by one window of Ascochyta rabiei chromosome 1, complete sequence:
- a CDS encoding Primary-amine oxidase has translation MANNLKLGCDCLGSIFYLSSVLSDDKGGVIDMPNVVCIHEQDAGIGWKHTNYRTGRAAVVRSRELVLQSIITVSNYEYILAFIFNQAGEVTYEIRATGILSTQPIDEGVEVPFGTVVHPGVLAVHHQHIFSLRVDPMIDGYDNRLVYDEAFPMPRSDFNPHGTGYYVQETIVEKSGGYDTAYENNRTFKIQNHNVRNPINGKPVAYKIQAPAFQKILSDKDSFNYKRAEFSDHNVYVVKHRDGELYAGGTYTNQSRGGTGVRSWAERKENVMDTDLVLYVQAGINHVPRIEDFPVMPCEILKIHMKPVNFFDKNPALDVPPSEQGFNKSNLLSEQHQQPSVEARVGQDGSCCGPKL, from the coding sequence ATGGCGAACAACCTCAAGCTCGGCTGCGACTGCTTAGGCTCGATCTTTTACCTGAGCTCTGTGCTCTCTGATGATAAAGGAGGCGTGATCGACATGCCGAATGTCGTATGTATTCACGAGCAAGATGCTGGCATTGGATGGAAGCACACAAACTATCGTACCGGTCGAGCGGCGGTTGTTCGATCGCGCGAGTTGGTGTTGCAGTCGATCATCACAGTTTCAAACTACGAGTACATCCTAGCCTTCATCTTCAACCAGGCCGGAGAAGTCACTTACGAGATCCGCGCTACCGGTATTCTGAGCACGCAGCCCATCGATGAGGGTGTCGAGGTTCCGTTCGGTACCGTCGTGCACCCTGGCGTTCTCGCTGTTCACCACCAACATATCTTCTCGCTACGCGTCGACCCCATGATCGACGGCTACGACAATAGGCTGGTCTACGATGAAGCTTTCCCCATGCCCAGATCAGACTTCAATCCACACGGGACTGGATACTACGTGCAAGAGACAATCGTCGAGAAGTCGGGCGGATACGATACAGCATACGAGAACAACCGAACGTTCAAGATCCAAAATCACAACGTGCGCAATCCAATCAACGGCAAGCCAGTTGCATACAAGATCCAGGCTCCTGCCTTCCAAAAGATACTGTCTGATAAGGACAGCTTCAACTACAAGCGCGCCGAGTTTTCGGACCACAACGTGTACGTGGTCAAACACCGCGATGGCGAGCTTTATGCCGGAGGCACGTACACGAACCAGTCGAGAGGTGGAACCGGCGTGCGATCCTGGGCGGAGAGGAAGGAGAACGTAATGGACACGGATCTTGTGCTGTACGTCCAGGCCGGCATCAACCACGTGCCCAGGATCGAGGACTTCCCCGTGATGCCATGTGAGATTCTCAAGATTCACATGAAGCCAGTCAATTTCTTCGACAAGAACCCGGCGCTCGATGTACCGCCGTCTGAGCAGGGCTTCAACAAGAGTAATCTGCTGAGCGAGCAGCATCAACAGCCGAGCGTGGAAGCCAGGGTTGGACAGGATGGGTCATGCTGCGGACCAAAGCTGTGA
- a CDS encoding tRNA (guanine(9)-N(1))-methyltransferase: MFMLRNLSKFVFGDSSKETIVEISQGQLYLVRPRSVKGYSELIFKDAAATVRRTGQEFQYQLVVQRAYEEGEEDLLAEEGGEDAGLDALAGDKDEKTFLLDEGLQFRTDVRSTGEKIFAWRDLSGDVDDLWEFVCDPSVKPETAALFERVALQCQYERKFRRSHEHATDDDLEALAYYEDSIPDASPVPSPTRKALELPPTHEDLFPNTTKEVMVKKTTSKAAAPQQEEEATAAPLSAAQPKALDLLAEENAELHLFDFPTGTFKLQDANVTATVTEIGDWQYWLHIVGDEREWLGQPIVDDINPVFNYEFKSFIFNHYLEDGSAYSWLLRFKNQENLESIQNGVMQALWEHLNQVKWQKAKDTDREYVLEAFQDMTMEDAPEEEEEEDEEEFEDANDQHSEHYDSDESEDDTETAPKDGDENSQLAVGYKHDRSFVVRGNKIGVFKHTADNQLQFSTTISNIMTPKGKAFNPNKVMLHQQDQGMILQNLDNPNSLYRMDLETGKVVDEWNIHDDIPVKVFAPESKFAQMSGEQTFLGLSGNALYRVDPRLNGNKLVDDQLKQYATKNAFSAAATTEKGHIAVASEKGDIRLFDRLGINAKTLIPALGDPIIGMDVSADGRWVLATTRTYLLLIDALQKGGKNDGKLGFEKSFAKDDKPQPRRLALTPAHVAQFQHETKAPISFTTAHFNTGLDDTETTIITATGPFIITWSMKKVLANRRDPYNIKRYAEEVKADNFKFGSDKNLIVALPNEVDMVARRALQKPTRESIAFPSRVGQLSTPRRGGNRSSYLGRGDIVNSPY, encoded by the exons ATGTTCATGCTCCGCAACT TGAGCAAATTTGTCTTTGGCGACAGCTCTAAGGAAACCATCGTCGAAATCTCGCAAGGCCAGCTTTATCTCGTCCGGCCACGATCTGTCAAGGGCTACTCAGAGCTCATCTTCAAGGACGCCGCCGCTACCGTTCGTCGCACGGGCCAGGAGTTTCAGTACCAGCTCGTTGTTCAGCGCGCATACGAGGAAGGAGAGGAGGATCTGCTAGCTGAAGAGGGAGGTGAAGACGCAGGTCTTGACGCTCTTGCAGGCGATAAGGACGAGAAAACGTTCTTGCTCGACGAAGGCTTGCAGTTCCGTACCGACGTACGCTCAACTGGTGAGAAGATCTTCGCTTGGCGCGACCTCAGCGGCGACGTAGACGATCTTTGGGAGTTTGTGTGCGATCCATCTGTGAAGCCCGAGACTGCTGCTTTATTCGAGCGCGTTGCCCTACAGTGCCAGTACGAACGCAAATTTAGGAGAAGCCACGAGCACGCAACCGACGACGACCTTGAAGCCCTAGCTTACTACGAGGACTCTATCCCAGACGCAAGCCCTGTTCCTAGTCCCACTCGCAAAGCTCTCGAACTGCCGCCTACACACGAAGATCTGTTTCCCAACACTACAAAGGAAGTCATGGTTAAGAAGACGACGAGCAAGGCAGCTGCCCCGcagcaggaggaggaggcaACTGCTGCACCGCTATCCGCTGCGCAGCCAAAGGCCTTGGACTTGTTGGCAGAAGAGAATGCTGAGCTGCACCTTTTCGACTTCCCTACTGGTACGTTCAAGCTGCAAGACGCAAACGTGACAGCTACGGTTACCGAGATCGGTGACTGGCAATACTGGCTGCACATTGTTGGTGACGAGCGCGAATGGCTGGGCCAGCCAATCGTCGATGATATCAACCCTGTCTTCAACTACGAGTTCAAGTCGTTCATCTTCAACCACTACCTTGAGGACGGCTCGGCTTACTCTTGGCTGTTACGGTTCAAGAACCAAGAGAACCTCGAGAGTATCCAGAATGGTGTCATGCAGGCACTGTGGGAGCACCTGAATCAGGTCAAGTGGCAGAAGGCCAAGGACACAGACCGAGAGTACGTGCTTGAGGCTTTCCAGGATATGACAATGGAAGATGCCccggaagaagaggaagaggaggacgaggaggagtTCGAAGACGCGAACGATCAGCACAGCGAGCACTACGACTCAGATGAGTCTGAAGACGATACAGAAACTGCGCCCAAGGACGGTGATGAGAACTCGCAACTGGCTGTAGGCTACAAGCACGACCGTTCCTTTGTCGTCCGCGGCAACAAGATTGGAGTGTTCAAGCACACTGCCGACAACCAACTGCAGTTCTCGACTACTATTTCCAACATCATGACACCCAAGGGCAAAGCTTTCAATCCGAACAAGGTAATGCTTCATCAGCAGGATCAGGGCATGATTTTGCAGAATCTCGACAACCCCAACTCGCTCTACCGAATGGACCTTGAAACCGGTAAGGTTGTTGACGAGTGGAACATCCACGACGATATCCCAGTCAAGGTCTTTGCACCTGAAAGT AAATTTGCACAGATGAGTGGAGAGCAGACATTCTTGGGTCTCTCGGGCAACGCCTTGTACCGTGTCGATCCCCGTCTGAACGGCAACAAGCTTGTCGATGACCAGCTTAAGCAGTACGCTACCAAGAACGCTTTCTCCGCTGCCGCGACGACAGAAAAGGGCCACATTGCCGTTGCGTCCGAAAAGGGTGATATTCGACTGTTCGACCGCCTCGGTATCAATGCAAAGACTCTCATCCCTGCGCTCGGTGATCCGATTATTGGTATGGACGTGTCTGCCGACGGTCGATGGGTGCTTGCTACTACGCGAACATACCTCCTCCTTATCGATGCGCTGCAAAAGGGCGGCAAGAACGACGGCAAGCTTGGTTTCGAGAAGTCATTTGCAAAGGATGACAAGCCACAGCCCCGCCGTCTTGCTCTCACCCCGGCCCACGTTGCGCAGTTCCAGCACGAGACTAAGGCGCCGATCTCATTCACTACGGCGCACTTCAACACTGGTCTCGACGACACGGAGACTACGATCATCACAGCTACCGGACCTTTCATCATCACCTGGAGTATGAAGAAGGTCCTTGCGAATCGCCGGGACCCGTATAACATCAAGCGTTACGCTGAAGAGGTCAAGGCTGACAACTTCAAATTTGGTTCAGACAAGAACCTTATCGTCGCCCTACCCAATGAGGTTGACATGGTGGCGCGCCGTGCGCTTCAGAAGCCGACGCGTGAGAGCATTGCATTCCCTTCGCGTGTCGGCCAGTTGTCTACTCCAAGACGTGGTGGAAACCGCAGCAGCTACTTAGGTCGCGGCGATATCGTGAACAGCCCATACTAG
- a CDS encoding Primary-amine oxidase, whose translation MSTGVATDTAPQAMKAVSSHPLAPLSASEITAAASIIRASWPAHTDLHFKVVTLQEPPKAQVLRYLEAEHAGESRPHLARKAFLNYYIRNTNKFHEAVVDLTSRRVEHNVLLGPFIHANGDGDEIVAIEKIVLADENVQAEIAKLQLPEGTVVISDPWIYGSDGVNDEDRLYQCFLYLRDPNNAAEADSNHYAMPIPISPVLSTESMKVIRIDIMPTGADNTIKPVEKYKVQPPNEYIPEAQALRTDLKPLNVVQPEGASFKVQQEGTSSVLSWQKWNFRVGFNQREGMVLYDVRYDSRPLFYRLSLSDMNIPYADPRHPFHKKRK comes from the exons ATGTCGACAGGAGTCGCCACCGACACGGCACCGCAAGCCATGAAGGCGGTGTCGTCCCATCCCCTTGCACCACTTTCGGCTTCGGAGATCACGGCTGCAGCATCGATAATCAGAGCCTCATGGCCGGCTCACACGGATTTGCACTTCAAGGTCGTTACTTTGCAGGAACCTCCCAAAGCTCAAGTCCTGCGCTACCTGGAAGCGGAGCACGCTGGAGAGTCACGACCACATCTGGCGAGGAAAGCTTTCCTCAATTATTACATTAGAAACACC AACAAATTCCACGAAGCGGTCGTAGATTTGACGTCAAGGCGTGTCGAACACAATGTACTACTGGGTCCATTCATTCATGCCAATGGTGACGGAGACGAGATCGTGGCTATTGAAAAGATTGTTCTAGCCGATGAGAACGTCCAGGCCGAGATTGCCAAGTTGCAGCTCCCAGAAGGCACTGTTGTGATCAGCGACCCTTGGATATACGGATCCGATGGCGTGAATGACGAGGACAGACTATACCAGTGTTTCTTGTACTTGCGGGACCCCAACAACGCGGCCGAAGCTGACTCGAATCACTACGCCATGCCAATTCCAATCTCACCGGTGCTCAGTACTGAATCCATGAAGGTGATTCGGATCGATATCATGCCCACCGGAGCCGACAACACAATCAAGCCAGTCGAGAAGTACAAGGTGCAGCCACCGAACGAATACATTCCGGAAGCGCAGGCTCTCCGAACGGACTTGAAGCCACTGAACGTAGTACAACCCGAGGGAGCCAGCTTCAAAGTACAGCAAGAAGGTACTTCGAGTGTCTTATCGTGGCAGAAATGGAACTTCAGGGTCGGCTTCAACCAGCGTGAGGGTATGGTGTTGTATGATGTGCGATACGACAGCCGCCCTCTCTTTTACCGACTGAGTCTGAGCGACATGAACATTCCGTACGCCGATCCGCGTCATCCTTTCCACAAGAAGAGAAAGTAG
- a CDS encoding beta-adaptin: MAVNRIRGAFAPPKKGETFELRAGLVSQYAYERKEAIQKTIMSMTLGKDVSSLFPDVLKNIATGDLDQKKLVYLYLMNYAKSHPDLCILAVNTFVQDSEDPNPLVRALAIRTMGCIRVDKMVDYMEEPLRKTLRDESPYVRKTAALCVAKLFDLSPSMCLENGFLEQLQELVGDPNPMVVANSVTALVEIMEAAPETKAMVITAQTLKKMLLALNECTEWGRVTILTTLADYKAVDIKEAEHICERVVPQFQHVNPSVVLAAVKVVFLHMKNISPELLKSYMKKMAPPLVTLVSSAYEVQYVALRNIDLLLQKQPDILSKEMRVFFCKYNDPNYLKMEKLEIMVRIANDKNVDQLLAELKEYALEVDMDFVRRAVKAIGQVAIKIESASEKCVNTLLDLINTKVNYVVQEAIVVIKDIFRKYPGYEGIIPTLCQCIDELDEPNARASLIWIVGEYAEKIDNAGEILSNFVDAFAEEFTQTQLQILTAVVKLFLKKPDQAQDLVQKVLQAATAENDNPDIRDRAYVYWRLLSSDPQIAKDIVLSDKPPITSTIRSLPPQLLDSLLNELSTLASVYHKPPEAFLGQGRFGAEAMQRAAIEELQEDARENPIAAAAVAAAASGQSAPQSNMENLLDIDFDGSAPASLQKEPSQGQSGLEGLAGTPQRVASPAASGAPQPQSNMDDLLGLFGDGGSGGGAPSAPAQTSNDDVMNGFASMSMQTNQPPPATQQLGGEASKKTNQDLLDLF, encoded by the exons ATGGCGGTCAACAGGATAAGAGGTGCTTTTGCGCCTCCAAAGAAGGGAGAGACTTTTGAGCTGAGAGCAGGCCTGGT CTCTCAATATGCCTATGAGCG GAAAGAAGCTATCCAAAAGACCATCATGTCCATGACATTGGGCAAGGATGTGTCTTCCCTGTTTCCCGATGTTCTGAAGAACATTGCAACGGGAGATCTGGACCAGAAGAAGCTTGTATACCTATACCTGAT GAATTATGCGAAATCACATCCGGATCTATGTATCCTCGCCGTAAATACTTTCGTACAGGACTCCGAAGACCCAAACCCCCTTGTCCGAGCGCTTGCGATACGAACGATGGGATGTATCCGGGTAGACAAAATGGTAGACTACATGGAAGAGCCACTACGAAAAACGCTGAGGGACGAATCACCCTACGTGCGAAAAACAGCGGCTCTTTGCGTTGCCAAGCTCTTCGACCTGTCTCCCTCGATGTGCTTAGAGAACGGCTTCCTGGAGCAGCTCCAGGAACTGGTCGGTGATCCCAACCCTATGGTCGTAGCCAACTCGGTGACCGCGCTGGTGGAGATCATGGAAGCAGCCCCAGAGACAAAAGCAATGGTTATCACTGCGCAGACCCTAAAGAAGATGTTGTTGGCACTGAACGAGTGCACAGAGTGGGGGCGAGTGACAATCCTCACGACCTTAGCAGACTACAAGGCCGTGGATATCAAGGAAGCTGAACACATTTGCGAACGAGTTGTCCCACAATTCCAGCATGTTAATCCAAGTGTCGTCTTGGCCGCCGTCAAGGTTGTGTTCTTGCACATGAAGAACATCTCTCCCGAGTTGCTAAAATCGTACATGAAGAAAATGGCACCACCTCTCG TCACACTTGTATCCTCAGCGTACGAAGTACAGTATGTTGCGCTACGAAACATCGATCTCCTTCTTCAGAAGCAGCCGGACATCCTGAGTAAAGAGATGCGCGTATTCTTCTGCAAATACAACGACCCGAACTACCTCAAGATGGAGAAGCTGGAAATCATGGTACGGATAGCGAACGATAAGAACGTGGACCAACTGCTCGCAGAACTTAAAGAGTACGCACTGGAGGTTGACATGGACTTCGTTCGACGAGCTGTCAAAGCCATCGGACAGGTTGCGATCAAGATTGAGAGCGCCAGCGAGAAGTGCGTCAACACACTGCTTGATCTTATCAACACCAAAGTCAATTACGTGGTCCAAGAAGCGATCGTGGTGATCAAGGACATCTTCCGAAAGTACCCCGGCTACGAAGGAATAATCCCCACCTTGTGTCAATGCATTGACGAGTTGGACGAGCCCAACGCAAGAGCCTCACTTATCTGGATCGTGGGCGAGTACGCTGAGAAGATCGACAATGCTGGAGAGATTCTATCAAACTTCGTTGATGCTTTTGCAGAAGAATTCACTCAG ACTCAGCTCCAGATCCTCACAGCAGTCGTCAAGCTCTTCCTCAAGAAGCCCGACCAGGCTCAGGACCTCGTACAGAAGGTCTTGCAAGCTGCGACAGCCGAAAACGACAACCCTGACATCAGAGATCGAGCCTACGTTTACTGGCGACTGCTCTCGAGTGATCCCCAGATTGCGAAGGACATCGTACTTTCCGACAAACCACCGATCACTTCGACAATCCGTTCTCTTCCACCTCAGCTACTTGACAGTCTCTTGAATGAACTCTCGACACTTGCGTCTGTTTACCACAAGCCGCCAGAGGCATTCCTCGGACAAGGTCGATTTGGTGCCGAGGCTATGCAGCGCGCTGCCATCGAAGAGCTGCAAGAGGATGCACGGGAGAACCCGATTGCTGCAGCAGCAGTCGCAGCGGCAGCGAGCGGGCAGTCGGCGCCCCAATCGAACATGGAAAATCTGCTGGACATTGACTTCGACGGCTCTGCGCCTGCTTCGCTACAGAAGGAGCCTTCGCAGGGACAGTCTGGTCTCGAAGGGCTTGCAGGCACACCGCAGCGTGTCGCGTCTCCCGCAGCAAGCGGTGCTCCGCAACCACAGTCCAACATGGATGATCTATTAGGTCTCTTCGGAGACGGTGGAAGCGGAGGAGGAGCACCTAGCGCACCTGCACAGACAAGTAACGACGACGTAATGAACGGATTTGCAAGCATGAGCATGCAAACAAACCAACCCCCGCCTGCCACTCAACAACTGGGAGGAGAGGCGAGCAAGAAAACGAACCAGGATCTATTAGACTTGTTCTAG